One part of the Paenibacillus silvisoli genome encodes these proteins:
- a CDS encoding glycoside hydrolase family 2 TIM barrel-domain containing protein translates to MKHKWTYTPPANGYPEWNNNPEIFELNRMKAHATLMPFATVEEALVNDRTASRSHLSLNGKWKFAFAETPVKRITHFYEESFDHSSWDEINVPGHWQLQGYDYPQYTNIRYPWEESEPELIQPFAPTKYNPVGSYVRTFTIPDDWKGQPVFISFQGVESAFYVWVNGELVGYSEDTFTPAEFDLTPYLKAGDNKLAVEVYRWCDASWLEDQDFWRMSGIFREVYLYTVPKAHIYDFFVTTELDAAYRNAELKLKATIMNYWDAELGTVTVEAQLYDSKRQPVLGKPLVVTTTLGSNEAEVDIEASVQVDNPLKWSAEQPNLYMLVLSLKDAEGRQLEVISTQTGFRKFEIKDELMLINGQRIVFKGTNRHEFSCHTGRALGIEDMIADVKLMKAHNINAVRTSHYPNHPLWYELCNQYGLYVIDETNLETHGSWSYGQTKLEPRNVPASDPAWTANVIDRANSMMQRDKNHPSIVMWSLGNESFGGDNFIHMHDFLREADPTRIVHYEGVVMWKESAAATDVTSYMYARPNHLVDYVYTPSPKKPYILCEYSHAMGNSCGGLHLYTELFDKHPVLQGGFIWDWVDQAIWTSGEDGVSYMAYGGDFGEKPHDGNFCGNGLILADRSITPKLIEVKKCYENVQITEADGKQGLYRIWNKNLFTNLDAYKLQWTVALDGVVTAEGSLTVSIAPGETREVALPLPAREGQAGEAVLTISFVTTQDEEWAAAGHEVAFGQFVLPAVKKAAVVGRTGDYGSVEAAESADSLTVSGEGFEAVFSKANGSLVSYKVGGTELLKSAVAPNFWRAYTDNDRGNLHHERCATWRSAGEERELRELSFDVLADRVIVHAAYVLPTTSESACSLTYTVLGSGAIEVLQQLAPGEGLPEIPEVGMMLVMDGSFDRLEWYGKGPHESYWDRQESARLGLYQGKPADQFVPYLRPQECGNKMDVRRAAIGNGNGAVLHITGSPTFELNVLPYTPFELEAHDHVHKLPVIDKTVVRINYRQMGVGGDDSWGALPHPQYLLQANRTYAFAFTLQGK, encoded by the coding sequence TTGAAACATAAATGGACCTATACGCCGCCTGCAAACGGCTATCCGGAATGGAATAACAACCCTGAAATTTTTGAGCTGAACCGCATGAAGGCGCACGCGACGCTAATGCCCTTCGCAACCGTCGAGGAGGCGCTGGTTAACGACCGCACCGCATCCCGCAGCCATTTGTCGCTGAACGGCAAATGGAAATTCGCTTTCGCGGAAACGCCGGTGAAACGTATCACCCATTTCTATGAAGAGAGCTTCGACCACAGCAGCTGGGACGAAATCAACGTGCCTGGGCACTGGCAGCTGCAGGGGTACGATTATCCGCAATATACGAACATCCGCTATCCGTGGGAGGAATCGGAGCCTGAGCTGATCCAGCCGTTCGCGCCGACAAAATATAACCCGGTCGGTTCATACGTGCGTACGTTTACGATTCCGGACGATTGGAAGGGACAGCCTGTATTTATCAGCTTCCAGGGCGTGGAATCGGCTTTCTACGTGTGGGTGAACGGCGAGCTTGTCGGCTATAGCGAGGATACGTTTACGCCGGCCGAGTTTGATTTGACGCCTTATTTGAAGGCCGGCGACAATAAGCTCGCCGTCGAGGTGTACCGCTGGTGCGACGCGAGCTGGCTGGAGGATCAGGATTTCTGGCGGATGAGCGGTATTTTCCGCGAGGTGTACTTGTACACGGTGCCGAAGGCGCACATTTACGATTTCTTCGTGACGACCGAGCTGGATGCGGCGTATCGGAACGCGGAGCTGAAGCTGAAGGCGACGATCATGAATTATTGGGATGCGGAGCTTGGCACGGTGACGGTTGAAGCGCAGCTGTACGACAGCAAGCGTCAGCCGGTGCTGGGCAAGCCGCTCGTCGTCACGACGACGCTCGGCAGCAATGAGGCGGAGGTCGATATCGAAGCTTCCGTGCAAGTGGACAATCCGCTGAAATGGAGCGCCGAGCAGCCGAACCTTTATATGCTCGTCCTAAGCTTGAAGGATGCAGAGGGGCGTCAGCTGGAGGTTATCAGCACGCAGACCGGCTTCCGCAAGTTTGAGATCAAAGACGAGCTTATGCTCATTAACGGACAGCGCATCGTCTTTAAAGGAACGAACCGTCACGAGTTCTCCTGCCATACCGGCCGTGCGCTGGGCATTGAGGATATGATTGCGGACGTGAAGCTGATGAAGGCGCACAATATCAATGCGGTCCGCACGTCCCACTACCCGAACCATCCGCTATGGTACGAGCTTTGCAATCAGTACGGTCTGTATGTGATCGACGAAACGAACCTGGAGACGCACGGCAGTTGGTCGTACGGCCAGACGAAGCTGGAGCCGCGCAACGTGCCGGCAAGCGATCCGGCTTGGACGGCGAACGTCATCGACCGCGCCAATTCCATGATGCAGCGGGACAAAAACCATCCTTCGATCGTTATGTGGTCGCTCGGCAACGAATCGTTCGGCGGGGATAATTTTATTCACATGCATGATTTCCTTCGCGAAGCGGATCCGACGCGAATCGTGCACTACGAGGGCGTTGTCATGTGGAAGGAATCTGCCGCCGCGACGGACGTGACGAGCTACATGTATGCCCGGCCGAACCATCTGGTTGATTATGTGTACACTCCTAGTCCGAAGAAGCCGTACATTCTGTGCGAGTACAGCCACGCGATGGGGAACAGCTGCGGCGGCTTGCATCTGTACACGGAGCTGTTCGACAAGCATCCGGTACTGCAGGGCGGATTTATTTGGGACTGGGTGGATCAAGCGATTTGGACGTCCGGCGAGGACGGCGTCTCCTATATGGCGTACGGCGGCGATTTCGGCGAGAAACCGCATGACGGCAACTTCTGCGGCAACGGCTTGATTCTCGCGGACCGGTCCATTACGCCGAAGCTGATCGAAGTGAAGAAGTGCTACGAGAACGTGCAAATTACCGAGGCGGACGGCAAGCAAGGTCTGTACCGCATCTGGAACAAAAACCTGTTCACGAACCTGGATGCGTATAAGCTGCAATGGACGGTTGCGCTGGACGGCGTTGTGACAGCGGAAGGAAGTCTAACCGTTTCGATCGCGCCGGGTGAGACCCGGGAGGTAGCGTTGCCGTTGCCGGCCCGTGAAGGTCAAGCAGGGGAAGCGGTGCTTACGATCAGCTTCGTGACGACGCAGGACGAGGAATGGGCTGCGGCAGGCCACGAGGTCGCGTTCGGACAATTCGTGCTTCCGGCCGTGAAGAAGGCGGCGGTAGTTGGCCGGACGGGTGACTACGGCTCTGTAGAGGCTGCCGAGAGCGCTGATTCGCTAACGGTAAGCGGAGAAGGCTTCGAGGCCGTATTCAGCAAAGCTAACGGCAGCCTGGTATCCTATAAAGTCGGCGGTACCGAGCTGCTGAAGAGCGCGGTTGCGCCTAACTTCTGGCGGGCCTACACCGATAACGACCGCGGCAACCTCCACCATGAACGCTGCGCGACATGGCGCAGCGCGGGCGAGGAGCGGGAGCTGCGGGAGCTGAGCTTCGATGTGCTTGCAGACCGGGTCATCGTTCATGCGGCTTACGTGCTGCCGACAACGTCCGAATCGGCTTGCTCGTTAACGTATACGGTTCTCGGCAGCGGTGCGATCGAGGTGCTTCAGCAGCTGGCGCCGGGCGAAGGGCTGCCGGAAATTCCGGAGGTCGGCATGATGCTCGTCATGGACGGCTCGTTCGATCGGCTGGAATGGTACGGCAAAGGGCCTCACGAGTCGTATTGGGACCGCCAGGAGAGCGCGAGACTCGGCTTGTACCAAGGCAAGCCGGCGGACCAGTTCGTCCCTTATTTGCGGCCGCAGGAGTGCGGCAACAAGATGGACGTCCGCCGTGCGGCTATCGGCAACGGCAACGGCGCGGTGCTCCATATTACGGGCTCGCCGACGTTCGAGCTGAACGTGCTGCCCTACACGCCGTTTGAGCTGGAGGCGCACGACCATGTGCATAAGCTGCCTGTCATCGACAAAACCGTCGTGCGGATCAACTACCGGCAGATGGGCGTCGGCGGCGACGACAGCTGGGGCGCGCTGCCGCATCCGCAATATTTGCTGCAGGCGAATCGGACGTACGCGTTTGCGTTTACTCTGCAAGGGAAATAA
- a CDS encoding efflux RND transporter periplasmic adaptor subunit, whose translation MPKFRNQSRIALLRVSLIGSIAALMLSSCSLLPAEEESLQPPVLSKKEEIHELEAVKRGNMELYLSSTASATSETNQAVSFPESGLILKKLYVQDGDTVKAGQPLAELDTGDLPLRIKLQELTVEQRMLRYTDSVKSGDENEAKLANIDLEREQLQLDALRKEYQKSLLVSPADGVITYLNDLKPGEAVEALQTMAIISNPNKVNLVYEATDATKISAVQKGTEVDVTINKKTYKGTVVQTPSTAPKSDDDATKRRNAKALLISLNEPKPQLEIGKLADIKLFIEKRSDVLIIPRSGLLSMFGRNYVKTIENDRIKEVDVEVGLKTSSEVEIKNGITEGQKVIIDN comes from the coding sequence GTGCCGAAGTTTCGTAACCAATCCCGCATCGCATTGCTGCGCGTATCGTTAATAGGATCGATCGCCGCTTTGATGCTCAGCAGCTGCTCCTTGCTGCCTGCGGAAGAAGAATCGCTGCAGCCGCCAGTCCTTAGCAAGAAAGAAGAAATTCACGAATTGGAAGCCGTCAAGCGCGGCAATATGGAATTATACTTATCTTCTACGGCATCCGCCACTTCGGAAACGAATCAGGCCGTCTCGTTCCCGGAATCCGGCTTGATATTGAAGAAGCTGTACGTTCAAGACGGCGACACCGTCAAAGCGGGCCAGCCGCTGGCCGAGCTCGATACCGGCGATTTGCCGCTCCGGATCAAGCTGCAGGAGCTTACGGTCGAGCAGCGCATGCTGCGCTACACCGACTCCGTGAAGAGCGGCGATGAGAATGAAGCCAAGCTCGCCAATATCGACCTCGAGCGCGAACAGCTTCAGCTGGATGCGCTGCGCAAGGAATATCAGAAATCGCTGCTCGTCTCTCCTGCCGACGGCGTCATTACGTATTTGAACGACTTAAAACCGGGCGAAGCCGTTGAAGCTCTGCAAACGATGGCGATCATCTCCAATCCGAACAAAGTCAACCTCGTGTACGAAGCAACGGACGCCACGAAGATTTCCGCGGTCCAGAAAGGCACCGAGGTGGACGTGACGATCAACAAGAAGACCTATAAGGGTACGGTCGTCCAGACGCCGTCTACGGCCCCTAAGAGCGACGACGATGCGACGAAGAGACGCAACGCCAAAGCGCTGCTCATCTCGCTTAACGAGCCGAAGCCGCAGCTTGAAATCGGCAAGCTTGCGGACATCAAGCTGTTCATCGAGAAACGCAGCGACGTGCTCATCATTCCGCGCAGCGGATTGCTAAGCATGTTCGGCCGCAACTACGTGAAAACGATCGAGAACGACCGCATTAAAGAGGTCGATGTCGAAGTCGGTCTCAAAACAAGCAGCGAGGTCGAGATCAAGAACGGCATCACCGAAGGCCAGAAGGTTATTATCGATAACTAA
- a CDS encoding MFS transporter — protein MTTASTRANVLQTGTLYIILFAISAVHMLNDTMQAVVSALFPVFEKSLHLSYGQMGWIAFTLNMTSSVMQPVVGYYSDKRPMPWMLPVGMGLSLVGIAGLAFAPNFISVILAVVFIGLGSAIFHPEGSRVVYFAAGGRRGLAQSIYQVGGNAGSSLAPLMTIFVFLPLGQPGAIWGTLLAAAAIAILLRVVPWYKLQLEQHGKPVKKSAAKAGAAIAAASRSRGIIIMAMSVLILLVFARSWYFSGISNFYNFFAVEKYGLSEKAAQVPIFIFMAAGVLGTFFGGVLADKFGRKRMILFSIGGAAPFAVLLPHLPLAWIYPVSFVLGFILLSGFSVSVVYAQELIPNNVGMASGLITGLAFGMGALGAIILGHAAEAWGLQNMMNYSSILPLIGLLAFLLPPDRRDA, from the coding sequence ATGACAACGGCTTCGACGCGCGCGAATGTCCTGCAGACAGGCACGCTTTATATCATCCTGTTCGCGATCAGCGCCGTGCATATGCTCAACGATACGATGCAGGCCGTCGTATCCGCACTATTTCCCGTTTTTGAAAAATCGCTCCATTTGAGCTACGGCCAAATGGGCTGGATTGCTTTTACGCTCAATATGACCTCCTCCGTCATGCAGCCGGTCGTTGGGTATTACTCGGATAAGCGGCCGATGCCTTGGATGCTGCCGGTCGGGATGGGACTTAGCCTGGTGGGGATAGCGGGCCTTGCTTTCGCGCCTAATTTTATTTCCGTTATATTGGCAGTCGTCTTCATCGGTCTAGGCTCCGCAATCTTTCATCCGGAAGGCTCGCGCGTCGTATACTTCGCGGCAGGCGGCCGCCGCGGGCTGGCGCAGTCGATCTACCAAGTAGGCGGCAATGCCGGCAGCTCGCTGGCGCCGCTCATGACGATCTTCGTCTTCCTGCCGCTTGGCCAGCCCGGCGCGATCTGGGGAACGCTGCTGGCGGCTGCGGCGATCGCGATTCTGCTCCGCGTCGTACCATGGTACAAACTGCAGCTCGAGCAGCATGGCAAGCCGGTCAAGAAATCGGCGGCAAAAGCAGGCGCGGCGATCGCCGCTGCCAGCCGGAGCCGCGGCATCATTATTATGGCGATGTCGGTTCTTATCCTGCTCGTATTCGCCAGATCGTGGTATTTCAGCGGTATCTCGAACTTCTACAACTTCTTCGCCGTCGAAAAATACGGGCTGTCGGAGAAAGCCGCGCAGGTGCCGATCTTCATCTTCATGGCTGCCGGCGTGCTCGGAACGTTCTTCGGCGGCGTGCTGGCGGACAAATTCGGCCGCAAGCGGATGATTCTGTTCTCGATCGGCGGGGCCGCGCCGTTCGCGGTGCTGCTTCCGCATTTGCCGCTCGCGTGGATTTATCCGGTGAGCTTCGTGCTTGGCTTTATTTTGTTGTCGGGCTTCTCGGTGAGCGTCGTGTACGCGCAGGAGCTGATTCCGAACAACGTCGGGATGGCCTCCGGTCTCATTACGGGCTTGGCGTTCGGCATGGGCGCGCTGGGCGCGATCATACTGGGGCATGCCGCGGAAGCGTGGGGGCTCCAGAACATGATGAATTACTCGAGCATCCTGCCGCTTATCGGGCTGCTGGCTTTTCTGCTTCCGCCGGATCGGCGCGATGCATAA
- a CDS encoding DUF2087 domain-containing protein produces MDMSESLYSASLSELKQGYVYHRDTDSYYCLVCGEQFEEGIIYPIKEKLMEAHKAVAHHIGSAHGSMLQYLLELDKKATGLTDLQKQLIGAFASGMSDADTIKLTGGGSASTIRNHRFALKEKAKQAKLYLAIMELMDGGLAEGSKFVPIHRTAPIVDERYALTQDEYTALLNKFLPNGLMGPLTGLPRKEKRKAALLRHIAGSFKKGRKYKETEVNDVLKRFMAEEYVTLRRDLVDYGFLGRESDGSVYWLNV; encoded by the coding sequence ATGGACATGTCGGAATCCTTATATAGCGCTTCGCTTTCGGAGCTGAAGCAGGGGTATGTGTATCATCGCGACACGGACAGCTACTATTGCCTGGTTTGCGGCGAGCAGTTTGAAGAGGGAATCATTTATCCAATCAAGGAAAAGCTTATGGAAGCCCACAAAGCGGTCGCCCACCATATCGGCAGCGCTCACGGCTCCATGCTGCAATACCTTCTTGAGCTAGACAAGAAAGCGACGGGTCTAACGGATTTGCAGAAGCAGTTGATCGGCGCCTTCGCTTCCGGTATGTCGGATGCGGATACGATAAAGCTGACCGGCGGCGGCAGCGCTTCGACCATCCGCAACCATCGCTTCGCGCTCAAAGAGAAGGCCAAGCAGGCGAAGCTGTATCTCGCCATCATGGAGCTCATGGACGGCGGTCTTGCGGAGGGCTCCAAATTCGTGCCGATTCACCGGACCGCGCCGATCGTCGACGAGCGCTACGCGCTTACGCAGGATGAGTACACCGCGCTGCTGAACAAATTTTTGCCGAACGGCCTCATGGGGCCGCTGACCGGTCTGCCGCGCAAGGAAAAGCGCAAAGCCGCGCTGCTTCGGCATATCGCCGGCAGCTTCAAGAAGGGGCGCAAGTACAAGGAAACGGAAGTCAACGACGTGCTCAAACGGTTTATGGCCGAAGAGTACGTGACCTTGCGGCGGGATTTGGTCGATTACGGATTTTTGGGCCGCGAAAGCGACGGGAGCGTATATTGGCTGAACGTTTAG
- a CDS encoding GIY-YIG nuclease family protein, producing the protein MNRRKELQNEYGMKQRAMGVFQIVNDRNGKRYVASSPTLDSAWQREKFMLDMGSHINSALQQAYKAQAGADFRYEELEKLKLGEEVRNDYKDSMIPGTNVLNRSVVQSYRDELKKLEQKWLNELQPYEPNGYNRPPK; encoded by the coding sequence ATGAACAGACGCAAGGAATTGCAAAATGAGTACGGCATGAAGCAGCGCGCGATGGGCGTGTTTCAAATCGTCAACGACCGCAACGGGAAGAGGTATGTCGCGTCTTCGCCGACGCTGGATTCGGCCTGGCAGCGGGAGAAATTTATGCTCGACATGGGCAGTCATATCAATTCCGCGCTGCAGCAAGCGTACAAGGCGCAAGCCGGGGCTGATTTTCGCTATGAAGAGCTGGAGAAATTGAAGCTCGGCGAGGAAGTCCGCAACGATTACAAGGATTCGATGATTCCGGGCACGAACGTGCTAAACCGGAGCGTCGTGCAATCGTACAGAGACGAGCTAAAGAAGCTCGAGCAGAAATGGCTGAACGAGCTTCAGCCATATGAGCCGAACGGGTATAACCGTCCGCCTAAATAG
- a CDS encoding MFS transporter — MSSNQAAAPGIQQPTLLRNRFFQTIVMSNVLLQIGIWVRNFAILLYVTEQTNNDPIAVSLISVAEFSPIFLFAFIGGTFADRWKPKRTMIWCDFLSAASVVIVLAALIYESWAAVYFATFVSAILSQFSAPSSMKLFKQHVPQEQLQGAMGVFQTLMALFMVAGPSIGTIVYQNFGIHVSIAIMGVASLLSAIVLFRIPKDEAAADQADAKPQTTVMTEMVEGLRYVWRSRVLRTMCITFALAGLSGGIAHVMGLFVVTERLGKPKEFLQFMLMMSGFGMLVGGAAVAVLAKKMAPVKMLSLALGICAVGTLGVGYSTNVPFTLVLQFMMGMIFPMIHISINTIMLKWSDAAFIGRVSGTLGPMYMGAMVVMMAVTGPLKTVLPLTVIYTISALLMVAGTLSLFPLFKQKAPEQAQPAGLSA; from the coding sequence ATGTCTAGCAATCAAGCGGCGGCGCCAGGGATCCAACAACCTACGCTGCTGCGCAACCGTTTTTTTCAAACGATCGTCATGTCGAATGTTTTGCTGCAAATCGGCATTTGGGTGCGGAACTTCGCCATCCTGCTTTATGTAACGGAACAGACGAACAATGATCCGATCGCCGTCTCGCTGATCTCCGTGGCCGAATTTTCGCCGATCTTCCTCTTCGCCTTTATCGGCGGCACGTTTGCGGACCGTTGGAAGCCGAAGCGCACGATGATTTGGTGCGATTTTCTGTCTGCCGCCTCCGTCGTCATCGTGCTCGCAGCGCTTATCTATGAATCGTGGGCCGCCGTTTATTTTGCCACCTTCGTATCGGCTATCTTATCCCAATTCTCGGCCCCTTCATCGATGAAGCTGTTTAAGCAGCACGTGCCGCAGGAGCAGCTGCAAGGCGCGATGGGCGTTTTCCAAACGCTGATGGCGCTCTTCATGGTCGCTGGCCCGTCCATCGGCACGATTGTGTATCAAAACTTCGGCATTCATGTGTCGATCGCCATTATGGGCGTTGCAAGCTTACTGTCGGCGATCGTGCTGTTCCGTATTCCGAAGGATGAAGCTGCCGCGGATCAAGCGGACGCGAAGCCGCAAACGACCGTCATGACCGAAATGGTCGAGGGCTTGCGTTATGTGTGGCGCAGCCGCGTGCTGCGCACGATGTGCATCACGTTCGCGCTGGCGGGACTTTCCGGCGGAATCGCGCATGTGATGGGGCTGTTCGTCGTCACGGAACGGCTCGGCAAACCGAAAGAGTTCCTGCAATTCATGCTCATGATGAGCGGCTTCGGCATGCTGGTCGGCGGCGCGGCTGTCGCGGTATTGGCGAAGAAGATGGCGCCGGTCAAAATGCTGTCGCTCGCGCTCGGCATCTGCGCCGTTGGCACGCTGGGCGTCGGCTACTCGACGAACGTGCCGTTTACGCTCGTCCTGCAGTTTATGATGGGCATGATTTTCCCGATGATTCACATTTCGATCAATACGATCATGCTGAAATGGTCGGACGCCGCGTTTATCGGCCGCGTCAGCGGTACGCTGGGGCCGATGTACATGGGCGCGATGGTCGTCATGATGGCCGTAACCGGCCCGCTCAAAACCGTGCTTCCGTTGACCGTGATCTACACGATCTCCGCTCTATTGATGGTCGCCGGGACGCTGTCGCTCTTCCCGCTGTTCAAGCAAAAAGCGCCGGAGCAGGCGCAGCCAGCAGGCTTGTCCGCCTAA
- a CDS encoding ABC transporter substrate-binding protein, with product MKQRIIRKTALSAFTLLIASSAVLTGCNEKPSAASGGESASGELEVKELRYQGSVGAVTFPELAEDLGYLAPLKLKYIGNTISGPQDIQAVVTGDTDFGGAFNGAIVKLLAAKAPIKSVISYYGVDDDTWTGYYVLDGSPIKSAKDLIGKKIAVNTLGAHHEFVIKEYLHRAGLTPDEIKQVTLVVVPPVTTEQTLRANQIDVAALGGVLRDKAEERGGIHPLFKDKDLFGTFSAGSYVLTNKFITNNPNAAKKFVEATAKAIEWARTTPREEVIAKFQSIVEKRGRKEDGAALKFWKSTGVAGKGGLIADQEFETWIQWLVKEGNLKDGELLAKDLFTNNFNPFASDEAKATPLTRNKKGA from the coding sequence ATGAAACAGCGCATCATTCGAAAAACCGCATTATCCGCTTTTACGCTGCTGATCGCATCGTCCGCCGTGTTGACGGGCTGCAACGAGAAGCCGTCCGCAGCTTCGGGAGGCGAATCCGCTTCCGGCGAGCTTGAAGTGAAAGAGCTTCGGTATCAGGGCTCCGTCGGCGCCGTGACCTTTCCCGAGCTGGCGGAGGATCTCGGTTATCTTGCGCCGCTGAAGCTGAAATACATCGGCAATACGATTAGCGGCCCGCAGGATATTCAAGCCGTCGTCACCGGCGACACCGATTTCGGCGGCGCGTTCAACGGTGCCATCGTGAAGCTGCTCGCAGCCAAGGCGCCGATCAAATCCGTTATTTCGTATTACGGCGTCGATGACGACACATGGACCGGTTATTACGTGCTGGACGGCAGTCCGATTAAGTCAGCCAAAGATTTGATCGGGAAAAAAATCGCCGTCAACACGCTGGGCGCCCATCATGAATTCGTCATTAAAGAATATTTGCACCGGGCCGGGCTGACGCCGGACGAAATCAAGCAGGTGACTTTGGTTGTCGTGCCGCCGGTCACGACGGAGCAGACGCTTCGCGCGAACCAGATCGATGTGGCTGCGTTGGGCGGCGTGCTGCGGGATAAAGCCGAGGAACGGGGCGGCATTCATCCTCTTTTCAAGGATAAAGACTTATTCGGCACGTTCAGCGCGGGCAGCTATGTGCTGACGAACAAGTTCATAACGAACAATCCGAACGCGGCCAAGAAGTTCGTGGAAGCGACGGCGAAAGCGATCGAGTGGGCGCGGACGACGCCGAGGGAAGAAGTCATCGCCAAGTTCCAATCCATCGTCGAGAAACGCGGCCGTAAGGAAGACGGCGCGGCGCTGAAGTTTTGGAAGAGCACCGGCGTCGCGGGCAAAGGCGGGCTTATCGCCGATCAGGAGTTCGAGACGTGGATCCAGTGGCTGGTGAAGGAAGGGAATTTGAAGGACGGGGAGCTTCTGGCGAAGGACCTCTTTACGAACAATTTCAACCCGTTTGCGTCGGATGAAGCCAAAGCCACGCCGCTGACGCGAAATAAGAAAGGAGCATGA
- a CDS encoding ABC transporter ATP-binding protein, whose product MTTAKITLQNVRKSFRIQRNLTHLKEELQPVSALQDISLEVRQGEFMVIVGPSGCGKSTLLDLLAGLTKPNGGQILQDGKPIAKPSLDRGIVFQQYALFPWKTALANVEFGLETKGVPRKERQEIARKYIHLVGLAGFENRYPHELSGGMKQRIAIARSLAYNPDVLLMDEPFAALDAQTRETLQAELLRIWEATKKTIIFITHGIEEAVYLGQRVAVMTSRPGRIKRIIDIPFESRTTEEDLRSHPEFVRIRHQIWDLLKDEVSRAQEQEKSKSLGAGGGKKSSGKGVAVDG is encoded by the coding sequence ATGACTACGGCCAAAATCACCCTCCAGAACGTTCGCAAGTCGTTTCGCATTCAGCGCAATCTGACTCATCTAAAAGAAGAGCTGCAGCCGGTATCGGCTCTGCAGGACATCAGTTTAGAGGTTCGGCAGGGCGAGTTCATGGTCATTGTCGGCCCGAGCGGCTGCGGCAAGTCCACGCTGCTTGACCTGCTCGCAGGCTTGACCAAGCCAAACGGCGGGCAAATTCTGCAAGATGGCAAGCCGATCGCGAAGCCTTCGCTGGATCGCGGCATCGTATTTCAGCAGTATGCGCTGTTCCCTTGGAAGACGGCGCTCGCCAATGTCGAGTTTGGCCTTGAAACGAAAGGCGTGCCGCGCAAGGAACGGCAGGAAATCGCTCGCAAGTACATTCATCTCGTCGGGCTCGCCGGGTTCGAAAATCGGTATCCGCACGAGCTCTCCGGCGGCATGAAGCAGCGCATTGCGATTGCGCGCAGTCTGGCGTATAACCCCGACGTGCTGCTGATGGATGAACCGTTCGCGGCGCTCGACGCGCAGACGCGCGAGACGCTTCAGGCGGAGCTGCTGCGCATCTGGGAAGCGACGAAGAAGACGATTATTTTCATCACGCACGGCATTGAGGAAGCGGTGTATCTCGGGCAGCGGGTGGCGGTCATGACATCGAGGCCCGGCAGAATCAAGCGGATTATCGACATCCCGTTCGAGTCCCGCACAACCGAAGAGGATCTAAGGTCACATCCCGAGTTCGTGCGCATCCGTCATCAAATCTGGGATCTGCTGAAGGACGAAGTGTCCCGTGCCCAGGAGCAGGAGAAGAGCAAGAGCTTAGGCGCGGGCGGCGGTAAAAAATCATCCGGAAAAGGAGTGGCTGTCGATGGCTAA
- a CDS encoding ABC transporter permease yields MANAASRVGELTAEVGYKSVSGKRAGRDILRAAAAQVSKGFRNLVVIAAFLALWEIAPRTGIVDGTFFPPLSTVLDAWWQLLLSGDLAAHTEASLTRSLGGFLLALFISVPIGLAIGWWKPVAAYLSPLLEVMRNTAPLAILPVFILLLGLGETSKISIVFYACFFPLLLNTISGVKNVDPLLIKSAKSMGLSSIALFRKVIVPAAVPTIFIGIRQSGAASILVLVAAEMVGAKSGLGYLIQYTQFSFQIPEMYAGIITISVIGLILNYAILYIERKLTAWKQNYGE; encoded by the coding sequence ATGGCTAACGCAGCTTCAAGGGTCGGAGAATTGACGGCGGAGGTGGGCTACAAGAGCGTGAGCGGGAAGAGAGCCGGCCGAGATATCCTTCGCGCTGCTGCCGCACAGGTGAGCAAAGGGTTCCGCAATCTCGTTGTCATTGCCGCGTTTCTAGCTTTATGGGAAATCGCTCCGCGGACAGGGATCGTGGACGGCACCTTTTTCCCGCCATTGTCAACGGTGCTGGACGCGTGGTGGCAGCTGCTGCTTTCCGGCGATTTGGCCGCCCACACGGAAGCAAGCTTGACGCGATCGCTCGGCGGATTTCTGCTTGCGCTGTTCATCAGCGTACCGATCGGTTTGGCGATCGGCTGGTGGAAGCCGGTTGCCGCTTATCTCAGCCCGCTGCTCGAGGTGATGAGAAACACGGCGCCGCTGGCCATTCTCCCTGTCTTTATTTTGCTGCTCGGGCTTGGGGAAACGTCGAAAATTTCGATCGTTTTCTACGCTTGCTTCTTTCCTTTACTGCTCAACACGATCAGCGGCGTGAAGAACGTCGATCCGCTGCTGATCAAATCGGCCAAGTCGATGGGGCTATCCTCGATCGCGCTGTTTCGCAAAGTGATCGTTCCGGCTGCGGTGCCTACGATTTTCATCGGGATTCGGCAGTCCGGGGCCGCTTCGATCCTCGTTCTTGTGGCCGCGGAGATGGTGGGGGCGAAATCGGGCCTCGGCTACCTCATTCAATACACGCAATTCAGCTTTCAAATTCCGGAAATGTACGCGGGCATTATTACGATTTCCGTCATCGGTTTGATCCTCAATTACGCAATCCTGTACATCGAGCGAAAATTAACCGCCTGGAAACAGAACTACGGCGAATAA